In Quercus robur chromosome 11, dhQueRobu3.1, whole genome shotgun sequence, the following proteins share a genomic window:
- the LOC126705498 gene encoding SEC1 family transport protein SLY1-like, producing MALNLRQKQTECIIRMLNLNQPLNATGTANEEVYKILIYDKFCQNILSPLIRVKDLRKHGVTLYFLIDKDRKPVLDVPAVYFVQANQSNVQRIIADASRSLYDSFHLNFSSSIPRPLLEDLASGTLSSDSIQRIAKVHDQYLEFVTLEDNLFSLAQKSSYVQLNDPSAGDREIEEIVERIVTGLFSVLATLAVVPIIRCPRGGPAEMVASALDQRLRDHLLSKNNLFTEGGSFVSSFQRPILCIFDRNLELSVAVEHDFRYRPLVHDVLGLRLNRLSVQGEKGGMKSYELDSSDPFWVANGLLEFPEVAVEIETQLNKYKKDVDEVNRRTAGNDGAEFDGTDLMGNTKHLMNAVNSLPELTERKQVIDKHTNIATVLLSEIKERSLDSYAKKENDMLIKGAIDRNELLGVLRGKGTKMDKLRFAIVYLISSESINQSEVESVEAALKESEVDTSAFQYVKKMKSLNVSMASANSASRNNIVDWAEKIYAVTAGVKNLLSSDRQLALTRTVEALMEGKPNPEIDNYLVFDPRSPKSSSGSSSHLKGPFKEAIVFMIGGGNYVEYGSLQELVQRQQPVRHVVYGTTEILTGVEFIEQLTQLGNKMGFGSSTAAPSH from the exons ATGGCTCTCAATCTCCGTCAAAAGCAAACAG AATGTATTATCCGAATGTTGAATCTGAATCAACCCCTGAACGCAACTGGTACTGCGAATGAAGAGGTGTACAAGATCTTGATCTATGATAAGTTCTGCCAAAACATCCTCTCCCCATTGATTCGTGTCAAGGACCTTCGAAAACATGGTGTGACCCTATACTTTCTCATTGACAAGGATCGAAAACCTGTCCTTGATGTGCCTGCCGTGTATTTTGTTCAAGCCAATCAATCCAACGTTCAGCGAATCATTGCTGATGCGTCCCGGTCACTGTATGAtagttttcatttaaatttctcGTCCTCTATACCCCGCCCCCTGCTGGAAGATCTGGCATCTGGGACTTTGAGTTCGGATTCAATTCAGCGGATTGCAAAGGTGCATGATCAGTATTTGGAGTTTGTGACATTGGAAGATAATTTGTTTTCGTTGGCACAAAAGTCTAGTTATGTGCAATTGAATGATCCATCAGCTGGGGATCGTGAGATTGAGGAGATTGTGGAGAGGATTGTTACTGgtttgttttctgttttggcTACGCTGGCTGTTGTGCCAATAATTAGGTGCCCACGTGGTGGGCCAGCTGAGATGGTTGCGTCAGCATTGGATCAGAGGTTGCGAGATCATTTGTTGTCGAAAAACAATTTGTTTACAGAAGGTGGGAGTTTCGTGAGCTCTTTCCAGCGGCCGATTTTGTGCATATTTGATAGGAATCTTGAATTGTCAGTTGCAGTAGAGCACGATTTTAGGTATCGACCTCTTGTTCATGATGTTCTTGGATTGAGGCTGAATAGGTTGAGCGTACAAGGTGAAAAGGGTGGGATGAAGTCATATGAGTTGGATAGTTCTGATCCATTTTGGGTGGCGAATGGGTTGTTGGAATTCCCTGAAGTTGCAGTGGAGATTGAGACTCAATTGAATAAGTATAAGAAAGATGTTGATGAGGTGAATAGGAGGACTGCTGGGAATGATGGGGCTGAGTTTGATGGAACAGACTTGATGGGGAACACAAAGCATTTGATGAATGCAGTGAACTCACTGCCCGAGTTGACAGAAAGGAAGCAGGTGATAGACAAGCACACCAATATCGCGACTGTTTTGTTGAGTGAGATCAAGGAGAGGTCTCTTGATTCTTATGCAAAAAAGGAGAATGACATGCTGATCAAGGGAGCTATTGATCGGAATGAGCTTCTTGGTGTGCTTAGAGGGAAAGGGACAAAGATGGATAAGCTGCGGTTTGCTATCGTGTATCTGATCTCTTCAGAAAGCATTAACCAGTCGGAAGTGGAATCAGTGGAAGCAGCACTCAAAGAGTCTGAGGTTGATACTAGTGCATTTCAGTATGTGAAAAAAATGAAGTCATTGAATGTCTCAATGGCATCAGCAAATTCAGCTAGCAGAAATAACATTGTTGACTGGGCTGAGAAAATCTATGCTGTGACAGCTGGTGTGAAGAATCTCTTATCTAGCGATAGGCAACTGGCATTGACAAGGACAGTGGAAGCCTTGATGGAAGGGAAGCCGAATCCTGAAATTGATAATTACCTCGTGTTTGATCCTCGTTCTCCTAAGTCAAGTTCTGGTAGTAGTAGTCATTTGAAAGGGCCATTTAAGGAAGCTATTGTGTTCATGATTGGTGGTGGTAATTATGTTGAGTACGGGAGCTTGCAAGAGCTTGTACAACGTCAGCAGCCTGTCAGGCATGTTGTATATGGAACTACGGAAATTCTCACAGGAGTGGAGTTTATTGAGCAGCTTACACAGTTGGGGAATAAGATGGGATTTGGGAGTAGCACTGCTGCTCCAAGTCATTAA
- the LOC126705348 gene encoding isocitrate dehydrogenase [NAD] regulatory subunit 1, mitochondrial isoform X1, with protein MARRHIIPLLNQLTSSTRLPLTRSVTYMPRPGDGAPRAVTLIPGDGVGPLVTNAVEQVMEAMHAPVFFEKYDVHGDLSKVPQEVIESIKKNKVCLKGGLRTPVGGGVSSLNVQLRKELDLYASLVNCFNLPGLPTRHENVDIVVIRENTEGEYSGLEHEVVPGVVESLKVITKFCSERIAKYAFEYAYLNNRKTVTAVHKANIMKLADGLFLESCREIATKYPSIKYNEIIVDNCCMQLVSKPEQFDVMVTPNLYGNLVANTAAGIAGGTGVMPGGNVGADHAVFEQGASAGNVGKDKIVQQKKANPVALLLSSAMMLRHLQFPSFADRLETAVKRVISEGKYRTKDLGGDSSTQEVVDAVIANLD; from the exons ATGGCTCGTCGACACATCATCCCTCTCCTCAACCAGCTCACCTCCTCCACGCGCCTCCCTCTCACGCGCTCCGTCACCTACATGCCACGACCGGGCGACGGCGCCCCACGCGCCGTGACCTTGATCCCGGGTGACGGGGTGGGCCCACTGGTGACAAACGCGGTCGAACAGGTGATGGAGGCCATGCACGCGCCGGTGTTCTTCGAGAAGTACGATGTACACGGGGACCTGAGCAAGGTCCCGCAGGAGGTGATCGAGTCGATTAAGAAAAACAAAGTGTGTCTGAAAGGTGGGCTTAGGACACCGGTGGGTGGTGGAGTCAGCTCGCTCAATGTTCAGTTGAGGAAAGAGCTGGATTTGTATGCTTCGTTGGTCAACTGTTTCAACCTTCCTGGGCTTCCTACGAGGCACGAAAATGTGGATATTGTTGTGATTCGAGAGAACACTGAGGGTGAGTACTCGGGTCTCGAGCATGAAGTTGTTCCTGGCGTTGTTGAAAGCCTCAAG GTGATAACAAAGTTCTGCTCAGAACGTATTGCAAAATATGCCTTTGAGTATGCTTATCTGAACAACAGAAAAACGGTGACAGCTGTGCACAAAGCCAACATTATGAAACTTGCAGATGGTTTGTTTTTAGAATCTTGTCGGGAGATTGCAACAAAATATCCAAGTATCAAGTACAATGAGATTATTGTGGACAATTGCTGCATGCAACTTGTTTCGAAGCCTGAGCAATTCGATGTTATG GTGACTCCTAATCTTTATGGAAATCTAGTGGCAAATACAGCAGCTGGTATTGCTGGAGGCACTGGTGTCATGCCAGGAG GCAATGTGGGGGCTGATCATGCTGTGTTTGAGCAAGGTGCTTCAGCAGGAAACGTGGGAAAGGACAAGATCGTACAACAAAAGAAGGCAAATCCCGTAGCTTTGCTTCTGTCATCAGCCATGATGCTTAGGCATCTCCAGTTTCCTTCATTTGCTGATCGGCTTGAGACTGCAGTGAAGCGTGTAATCTCCGAGGGCAAGTACCGAACAAAAGACCTTGGTGGAGACAGCAGCACCCAAGAGGTGGTTGATGCTGTCATTGCTAATCTGGACTAG
- the LOC126705348 gene encoding isocitrate dehydrogenase [NAD] regulatory subunit 1, mitochondrial isoform X2, with protein sequence MARRHIIPLLNQLTSSTRLPLTRSVTYMPRPGDGAPRAVTLIPGDGVGPLVTNAVEQVMEAMHAPVFFEKYDVHGDLSKVPQEVIESIKKNKVCLKGGLRTPVGGGVSSLNVQLRKELDLYASLVNCFNLPGLPTRHENVDIVVIRENTEGEYSGLEHEVVPGVVESLKFCSERIAKYAFEYAYLNNRKTVTAVHKANIMKLADGLFLESCREIATKYPSIKYNEIIVDNCCMQLVSKPEQFDVMVTPNLYGNLVANTAAGIAGGTGVMPGGNVGADHAVFEQGASAGNVGKDKIVQQKKANPVALLLSSAMMLRHLQFPSFADRLETAVKRVISEGKYRTKDLGGDSSTQEVVDAVIANLD encoded by the exons ATGGCTCGTCGACACATCATCCCTCTCCTCAACCAGCTCACCTCCTCCACGCGCCTCCCTCTCACGCGCTCCGTCACCTACATGCCACGACCGGGCGACGGCGCCCCACGCGCCGTGACCTTGATCCCGGGTGACGGGGTGGGCCCACTGGTGACAAACGCGGTCGAACAGGTGATGGAGGCCATGCACGCGCCGGTGTTCTTCGAGAAGTACGATGTACACGGGGACCTGAGCAAGGTCCCGCAGGAGGTGATCGAGTCGATTAAGAAAAACAAAGTGTGTCTGAAAGGTGGGCTTAGGACACCGGTGGGTGGTGGAGTCAGCTCGCTCAATGTTCAGTTGAGGAAAGAGCTGGATTTGTATGCTTCGTTGGTCAACTGTTTCAACCTTCCTGGGCTTCCTACGAGGCACGAAAATGTGGATATTGTTGTGATTCGAGAGAACACTGAGGGTGAGTACTCGGGTCTCGAGCATGAAGTTGTTCCTGGCGTTGTTGAAAGCCTCAAG TTCTGCTCAGAACGTATTGCAAAATATGCCTTTGAGTATGCTTATCTGAACAACAGAAAAACGGTGACAGCTGTGCACAAAGCCAACATTATGAAACTTGCAGATGGTTTGTTTTTAGAATCTTGTCGGGAGATTGCAACAAAATATCCAAGTATCAAGTACAATGAGATTATTGTGGACAATTGCTGCATGCAACTTGTTTCGAAGCCTGAGCAATTCGATGTTATG GTGACTCCTAATCTTTATGGAAATCTAGTGGCAAATACAGCAGCTGGTATTGCTGGAGGCACTGGTGTCATGCCAGGAG GCAATGTGGGGGCTGATCATGCTGTGTTTGAGCAAGGTGCTTCAGCAGGAAACGTGGGAAAGGACAAGATCGTACAACAAAAGAAGGCAAATCCCGTAGCTTTGCTTCTGTCATCAGCCATGATGCTTAGGCATCTCCAGTTTCCTTCATTTGCTGATCGGCTTGAGACTGCAGTGAAGCGTGTAATCTCCGAGGGCAAGTACCGAACAAAAGACCTTGGTGGAGACAGCAGCACCCAAGAGGTGGTTGATGCTGTCATTGCTAATCTGGACTAG
- the LOC126705634 gene encoding disease resistance protein RUN1-like: protein MSFISSQKASFSSSFSSSTPRWKYDVFLSFRGEDTRTSFTDHLYVALKQRGIVTFRDEENLDIGKSISPELLKAIKESRFAIVILSRNFASSTWCLIELTKIIGCLKETTTTVLPIFYDVDPSDVRKQTRTFAQAFSKHEECFKDNIEKVQTWRVALRDVADLKGWHLRDRSEAQLIQDIVGELWHKLNYAFFEDTEGLVGLESRVKELESCLAMGSNDVRIIGVLGMGGIGKTTLARVVFRMVSNKFEGCCFLSNVREVFEKDGLIPLQQQLIKKILNESMSIQDVDEGVYVIKNRLCHKRILLVLDDVNQLDQMKILVGKRNWFGSGSRIIITTRDKHLLRILEVDEICESEALRDDEALHLLCLKAFKKDHPPEDYLELSKDVVQYTKGLPLAIEIMGSFLFSRSINQWKSTLIRIKEFPERAIHQALKISYDGLDEIEKKIFLYIACFFNHEDKNSVVKKLDCLGLYPAIGLEVLVEKSLIKMNDLGVWMHDLLQGMGKKIVHEEFPEDPGKRSILWSFEDINSVLTKNTGTEAIQGIVLKLRESKEAYWNPESFSKMHYLKLLIISNVQLVHEPKHLPISLRFLEWSRYPSKSLPLNFQSNELVELYMCGSCIEQLWKGAKSFEKLKIIQMNGSTNLKETPDLIKVPNLKEMVLADCLNLREIHPSTLVHNRLTLLNLKGCVNVKTLPSKFEMESLEVLILSGCSKLRKIPEFGENMQRVLKLYLGGTAITKLPASIGHLTGLVLLNVRDCKSLTCLPSNIFNLKLLKEVNISRCSKLERLPENVGNAESVEELDVSGTAIREVPSSVGLLKNLKVLSFKGCKRLSSFNSTSWYDLLPFSSRPEIVDPVAFSSLLGLCSLTKLNLRNCNLSVIPDDIGCLFSLEEIHLSENSFVCLPDSISQLCKLERMYLNNCTSLRSLPKLPVDIVEIWGDGCSSLEMVPDLQKSNSFFKGELYLSNCNKLTDNQDFIDNFLAVIRKHHQGFSRHGGYDEEEFNWRYDMIIPGSVIPKWFIHQSIGAEVNIKEHSFHLCDEWIGTAICFISSSRLKFSISCRLIANGKVMSATIVDAGYYKSLSLLSDHIYLCYLLPQYYKEEDIKLLNECEANELSQISIKIEIYDLGKEVKKCGFRMVYKKDIEDLN, encoded by the exons ATGTCTTTCATTAGCTCTCAGAAGGCCTCCTTTTCCTCTTCATTTTCATCTTCAACACCTCGGTGGAAATATGATGTCTTTCTTAGTTTTAGAGGTGAGGACACCCGCACTAGTTTTACGGACCATCTATATGTTGCTTTGAAACAAAGGGGCATAGTTACCTTTAGAGACGAGGAAAATCTTGATATAGGAAAATCTATTTCACCGGAGCTCttgaaagcaataaaagaatCGAGATTTGCAATTGTCATTCTCTCAAGAAACTTTGCATCTTCAACATGGTGCTTAATTGAACTTACAAAGATAATTGGATGCCTGAAAGAGACAACCACGActgttttgccaattttttaTGATGTGGACCCATCTGATGTACGAAAACAAACAAGGACCTTTGCCCAAGCCTTTTCTAAGCATGAAGAGTGTTTCAAGGACAACATAGAGAAAGTACAAACATGGAGAGTTGCTTTAAGAGATGTAGCAGATCTAAAAGGGTGGCACCTACGGGATAG GTCCGAGGCACAACTTATCCAAGATATTGTGGGAGAGTTATGgcataaattaaattatgcATTCTTTGAAGATACTGAAGGCCTTGTAGGGCTAGAATCTCGAGTTAAGGAATTGGAGTCATGTTTGGCTATGGGCTCTAATGATGTTCGCATTATTGGGGTTTTGGGGATGGGGGGAATAGGTAAAACAACTCTTGCTAGAGTTGTTTTTCGTATGGTTTCGAATAAGTTTGAAGGTTGTTGCTTTCTTTCTAATGTTAGGGAGGTTTTTGAAAAAGATGGTTTAATTCCATTGCAAcaacaacttattaaaaaaatattaaatgaaagTATGAGTATACAAGATGTTGATGAGGGAGTTTATGTTATCAAGAATAGATTATGTCATAAAAGAATTCTTCTCGTTCTTGATGATGTAAATCAATTAgaccaaatgaaaattttagttgGGAAGCGTAATTGGTTTGGTTCTGGTAGTAGAATTATCATAACAACAAGGGATAAGCATTTACTACGTATTCTTGAAGTAGATGAAATATGCGAATCTGAAGCATTGAGAGATGATGAAGCTCTCCATCTTTTGTGTTTGAAAGCTTTTAAAAAGGACCATCCTCCCGAAGATTATCTAGAGCTATCCAAAGATGTCGTACAATATACTAAAGGACTTCCTTTAGCTATTGAGATTATGGGTTCCTTTTTGTTCAGTAGAAGCATCAATCAATGGAAAAGTACATTAATTAGGATTAAAGAATTTCCTGAACGTGCAATTCACCAAGCACTTAAAATAAGTTATGATGGGCTagatgaaatagagaaaaaaatattcctcTACATTGCATGTTTCTTTAATCATGAGGACAAAAATAGTGTAGTAAAAAAACTAGATTGTCTTGGCCTTTACCCTGCTATTGGATTAGAGGTTCTAGTTGAGAAATCTCTCATAAAAATGAATGACCTTGGAGTgtggatgcatgatttgctaCAAGGCATGGGCAAGAAAATAGTTCATGAAGAGTTTCCTGAAGATCCTGGAAAGCGTAGCATTCTATGGTCATTTGAAGACATTAACAGTGTGCTAACAAAAAATACG GGAACAGAAGCAATTCAAGGCATAGTCCTTAAGTTGCGTGAATCAAAAGAGGCATATTGGAATCCGGAATCTTTTTCAAAGATGCATTATCTTAAATTGCTCATAATTAGTAATGTTCAACTTGTCCACGAACCCAAACATCTTCCTATTAGCTTAAGATTTCTTGAGTGGAGTAGATACCCTTCAAAATCTTTGCCATTAAATTTCCAATCAAATGAGCTTGTTGAACTTTACATGTGTGGTAGTTGCATTGAACAACTTTGGAAAGGAGCAAAG TCTTTTGAGAAGTTGAAAATCATCCAAATGAATGGGTCTACAAACCTTAAAGAAACCCCTGATTTGATCAAAGTCCCAAATCTTAAGGAAATGGTTCTTGCTGATTGTTTAAATTTACGTGAGATTCATCCTTCAACTCTGGTTCATAATAGGCTTACTCTTCTCAATCTCAAAGGCTGTGTTAATGTCAAAACTCTTCCAAGCAAGTTCGAAATGGAGTCTCTTGAGGTTCTTATTCTTTCTGGTTGCTCAAAACTAAGAAAGATTCCAGAATTTGGAGAAAACATGCAACGTGTATTAAAGCTTTATTTGGGTGGGACTGCTATTACTAAATTACCCGCATCAATTGGGCATTTGACCGGCCTTGTTTTATTGAATGTAAGAGATTGCAAAAGTCTTACGTGTCTGCCAAGtaacatttttaatttgaagttgCTTAAAGAAGTGAATATTTCGAGATGCTCAAAACTTGAGAGACTGCCTGAGAATGTGGGTAACGCTGAAAGTGTAGAGGAGCTGGATGTGAGTGGAACTGCTATAAGAGAGGTGCCTTCTTCTGTTGGTCTCTTAAAAAATCTTAAAGTGCTATCTTTCAAAGGATGTAAGAGGTTATCATCATTTAACTCTACATCTTGGTATGATCTCCTCCCTTTCTCTTCAAGGCCAGAAATTGTAGATCCTGTGGCATTTTCCTCTCtattgggtttgtgttctttgaCTAAATTGAATCTACGAAACTGCAATCTCAGTGTAATCCCAGATGATATTGGTTGCTTATTCTCTTTAGAAGAAATACATCTAAGTGAGAATAGTTTTGTTTGCCTTCCTGATAGCATCAGTCAACTATGTAAGTTGGAAAGGATGTATTTGAACAATTGCACGAGTCTTCGATCATTGCCAAAGCTTCCAGTAGATATTGTAGAAATTTGGGGAGATGGTTGTTCCTCATTAGAAATGGTACCAGATCTCCAAAaatctaattctttttttaagggaGAGCTTTATCTTTCAAATTGCAATAAACTAACTGATAATCAAGATTTCATTGACAATTTTTTGGCAGTGATAAGAAAGCACcatcag GGATTCTCTCGTCACGGTGGATATGACGAAGAAGAGTTCAATTGGAGATATGACATGATTATTCCTGGAAGTGTAATTCCGAAGTGGTTTATCCATCAAAGTATTGGGGCTGAAGTGAATATTAAAGAACATTCTTTTCATTTGTGTGATGAGTGGATAGGAACTGCTATTTGCTTTATATCTTCTTCTCGTCTCAAATTTTCAATATCTTGTCGGTTGATAGCAAATGGAAAAGTAATGTCTGCTACAATAGTAGACGCTGGTTATTACAAATCTTTAAGTTTATTATCAGATCATATTTATCTATGTTATTTGCTTCCTCAATACTACAAGGAGGAGGATATAAAATTACTGAACGAATGTGAAGCAAATGAATTGAGTCAGATTAGcattaaaattgaaatatatgatTTAGGCAAGGAGGTGAAGAAATGTGGGTTTCGAATGGTATACAAGAAAGACATAGAAGATCTCAACTGA